Proteins encoded in a region of the Anaerolineae bacterium genome:
- a CDS encoding YkvA family protein, with translation MVWRTLRLAWRLLRDHRVSPLVKLLAPGLVLFYLLLPVDVAPDLFPLLGQLDDLAMLLIAARLLVGLSPSEVVAEHEADLFGSDYARSSPPPPGEVVETTYRVMDE, from the coding sequence ATGGTATGGCGTACCCTGCGTCTTGCGTGGCGTCTGTTGCGTGATCATCGGGTTTCTCCACTTGTCAAGTTATTAGCCCCAGGGTTGGTGCTCTTCTATCTGTTGCTCCCCGTGGATGTGGCGCCCGACCTCTTTCCGTTGCTTGGACAACTAGATGATCTGGCAATGCTGTTGATTGCTGCCCGCCTTTTGGTCGGGCTGAGCCCTTCTGAGGTGGTCGCAGAGCACGAGGCTGATCTATTCGGCTCTGACTATGCTCGATCTAGCCCACCTCCACCTGGAGAGGTCGTAGAGACGACCTATCGAGTAATGGACGAGTAG